A part of Lacibacter sp. H407 genomic DNA contains:
- a CDS encoding nucleotide pyrophosphohydrolase has protein sequence MSADLTIKQAQADVDQWIKTVGVRYFNELTNLGILMEEVGELSRLMVRKYGEQSFKESDKGKEISDEMADVLWVLICLANQTGVDLTEALQKNFEKKNIRDANRHQENEKLK, from the coding sequence ATGAGCGCAGACTTAACAATAAAGCAGGCACAAGCCGATGTTGATCAATGGATCAAAACCGTAGGTGTTCGTTATTTTAACGAGCTTACCAACCTGGGTATTTTAATGGAAGAAGTAGGAGAGCTGTCGAGATTGATGGTGCGGAAATATGGTGAACAATCTTTTAAAGAAAGTGATAAAGGCAAAGAGATCAGTGATGAGATGGCTGATGTGTTATGGGTACTCATTTGTTTGGCGAACCAAACAGGTGTTGATCTAACCGAAGCCTTACAAAAGAATTTTGAAAAGAAAAATATCCGGGATGCAAACAGGCATCAGGAAAATGAAAAGTTGAAGTAA
- a CDS encoding S8 family serine peptidase, which produces MIKSFLFSLLLLCAQFVVAQKTVTTLHLKSGDLLIKDNMKAETLSAELRKGKIGQWTYTLLSFEKPVTAGQQQALRSMGIELLTYLPDNTYQVRMKTTPQFSQLYQVGVRAMMHLPGASKLGSELHTQLAVEKPDGIVSLNLQLHPGVQWNEVFAILSSYGVSLTKSDYLNQGLAQVNIASKNIAAISELPFVAYLNLSFLQPTTLNQRERGLFGLTNLTSSEVAGRSLTGNGTVIGIGDDSNPLHLDNTNKVINRNPSYISKNHGRLVTGVVGGDGLIEERFKGAAPNSLLIVDFFDYVLTKSATYFTDHGMTVTNNSYFTGLVGCPGNAVYNELSSYVDRQINSNPFLQHIFAAGNDGQRTCSPYPLSFATIKSGYQVSKNVLDVADYANSTDNLNTSSSRGPVEDGRIKPEITASGGSILTTSSNNTYTNGFGTSFSSPFVTGVWALLTERYKQLHANALPKSGLLKAIICNTGDDRGNAGPDYSYGFGFINPRKAVEAIENNRYFTGSLSTSGTSTQIIAIPAGTRQVKVMLYWHDKEGSPLAATALVNDLDLTVTDGATTYEPWILNPAPGSVNTPATRGVDRINNIEQVTIDNPGISVTINLSGFNIPNGPQEYFVTYEYLLDEIKLEHPYGGERFAPDLEEIIKWNATDNSTNTFTLEYSIDDGANWIVINNNIAANQHRYRWIGVPNNPTNKGKVRISRNGGGASATSPGNFTILAQPVLTATVPCEGYVNLSWPAVTSATDYEVLQLVNSEFISLGTTNLLNHRVSGLDKTQTYWFTVRARMTDSLGMRAVARSVTPILATACSAAEFDNDLKIDSLLSPVHGRQNTSTALSVANPITVRIKNLDNITTSGSYDISYQVNGGTIVTESSAVSIPAGGTVNYTFAATANLAATGNYTIRIFVKQTGDTQTANDELTYTVKHVANPAVVLPFAETFEATGSDEYKTNFFSLSNADRFDYTNTINGRLRTFVNSGVAISGNKAITLDAINYNGVLANNSITATINLSSYTAAQGLRFDFKFKNHGQLKQPASGVWMRGTDTDPWVQVYDLINNQGNRGETKQVSININELGQPVGTSFQVRFDQQSTTSANNGAYNIDGYDMDDGFTFDDIRILQTNNDLLLTRLVAPDTFNCTPGNANITVRVKNTTSTTYTNVPVYYRINNGTAVAGSVPSLAGNTELDFTFPTQANLSASQAYEIDAWVQLSGDDYPVNDSINNRYVYSSPSISSFPYLERFNTSNGNWFTDTLSYSSWRWGTPEKSVMNRSASEGKGWFTTLNSVYKQNENSYLYSPCFNLSMLTQPVLSFSHISQQEDNCNCDFHTLEYSVDNGNTWQRLTATNGTNWFDSSANQSWRKNIQRWHVSSTEVPNAANVRFRFFLSSDELTQGEGIGIDDIHIFDKATIYTGVDVLNINQTVSGNNWVHFSNGGNLVASIHPMGQNLGSTDVSAYINTGAVRIMNNQYYLDRNLVIRSTNTPTDSVLVRFYFTEQEAKALISVTGCGTCIKFSDAYLAAVTKYNGSPSFENGVLNDGADGTFQFIDSGKVDIVPFNNGYYAEFKVKSFSEFWINAVDMNLTQTVTSVDDINTQGIFIKNVFADEAGSLVILAGNKPQVREMSIRIVNSVGQEVVNKQTSYSDTRININNLSTGIYFVEIKDKKGKEQFVKKIVKAGK; this is translated from the coding sequence ATGATCAAATCATTTCTGTTTAGTTTATTGTTGCTATGTGCACAGTTTGTTGTTGCCCAAAAAACTGTTACCACACTTCATTTAAAAAGTGGCGACCTGTTGATCAAAGACAACATGAAGGCCGAAACGCTTTCTGCTGAATTAAGAAAGGGGAAGATTGGTCAATGGACGTATACTTTGCTTTCTTTTGAGAAACCGGTAACAGCCGGTCAACAACAGGCATTGCGTTCAATGGGTATTGAACTGCTCACCTATTTGCCGGATAATACATACCAGGTGCGGATGAAAACAACACCACAGTTTTCGCAGTTATACCAGGTGGGCGTAAGAGCCATGATGCATTTGCCGGGTGCCTCCAAATTAGGAAGTGAATTACACACCCAACTTGCTGTAGAAAAGCCAGATGGAATCGTATCACTCAATCTGCAATTACATCCAGGTGTACAATGGAACGAGGTCTTTGCCATTCTATCATCTTACGGAGTTTCGTTAACTAAATCGGATTACCTGAATCAAGGGTTAGCGCAAGTGAATATTGCATCAAAGAATATTGCAGCGATAAGTGAGTTGCCTTTTGTTGCGTATTTGAATTTATCGTTCTTGCAACCAACAACACTAAATCAGCGTGAAAGAGGGTTGTTTGGTTTAACCAATCTTACGAGTTCGGAAGTTGCCGGCCGGAGTTTAACAGGTAACGGTACCGTTATTGGTATTGGAGATGATTCCAATCCTCTTCATCTTGACAATACAAACAAAGTAATCAACCGAAACCCTTCCTATATTTCAAAAAACCACGGGCGTTTAGTTACAGGAGTTGTTGGAGGTGACGGTTTAATTGAAGAACGGTTTAAAGGAGCGGCTCCAAACAGTTTATTGATTGTTGATTTTTTTGATTATGTCCTAACTAAATCAGCCACTTATTTTACCGATCATGGTATGACTGTTACAAACAATTCATACTTTACCGGATTAGTTGGATGCCCAGGAAATGCAGTTTACAATGAGTTAAGTTCATATGTAGACCGACAAATCAATTCAAACCCCTTTTTACAACACATTTTTGCAGCAGGTAATGATGGACAACGTACATGTTCGCCTTACCCACTTTCGTTTGCAACAATTAAAAGTGGTTATCAGGTGAGCAAGAACGTACTTGATGTAGCAGATTATGCAAATTCGACTGATAACTTGAACACAAGTTCCAGTCGAGGACCTGTGGAAGATGGACGCATTAAACCAGAAATAACCGCTAGCGGTGGCAGCATTTTGACTACCAGCTCAAATAATACTTATACAAATGGATTCGGCACCAGCTTCTCATCACCCTTTGTAACAGGTGTTTGGGCTTTGCTTACTGAACGGTACAAACAACTTCATGCAAATGCACTTCCTAAATCCGGATTACTAAAAGCAATTATCTGCAACACGGGGGATGACCGTGGAAACGCAGGACCCGATTACAGCTATGGCTTTGGTTTTATTAATCCCCGCAAAGCTGTGGAGGCTATTGAAAACAACCGTTACTTCACAGGCTCGCTTTCTACATCTGGAACATCAACACAAATCATTGCCATTCCAGCAGGTACTCGACAAGTAAAAGTAATGTTATACTGGCACGATAAAGAAGGCTCTCCCTTAGCAGCAACGGCATTAGTAAACGATCTTGATCTTACCGTTACTGACGGAGCAACTACGTATGAGCCCTGGATTTTAAATCCAGCTCCTGGTTCTGTAAATACTCCTGCAACGAGAGGTGTTGACCGTATCAATAATATTGAACAGGTAACGATCGATAATCCTGGTATCAGCGTTACAATTAACCTGAGTGGTTTTAATATACCTAATGGTCCGCAAGAATATTTTGTTACATATGAATATTTACTGGATGAAATAAAATTGGAACATCCTTATGGCGGCGAACGTTTTGCTCCTGACCTGGAAGAAATTATTAAGTGGAACGCAACCGATAACAGTACTAACACTTTTACACTTGAATATTCTATCGACGATGGAGCAAACTGGATCGTAATTAATAATAACATTGCAGCGAACCAGCATCGTTACAGATGGATTGGTGTACCAAATAACCCCACCAATAAAGGTAAAGTAAGAATCTCAAGAAACGGTGGCGGCGCATCCGCAACATCTCCCGGCAACTTTACCATTCTTGCACAACCAGTTTTAACTGCAACCGTTCCTTGCGAAGGATATGTAAATCTTAGTTGGCCGGCAGTAACCAGTGCAACTGATTATGAAGTGCTGCAACTGGTAAATAGTGAGTTTATATCGCTTGGCACAACTAATTTATTGAACCATCGGGTAAGTGGACTGGATAAAACGCAAACATATTGGTTCACTGTAAGAGCACGTATGACTGATTCATTAGGGATGCGTGCTGTTGCCAGAAGCGTAACGCCTATACTGGCAACAGCTTGTTCAGCAGCAGAGTTTGATAATGATCTGAAAATAGATTCATTGCTTTCACCTGTACATGGTCGCCAAAATACCAGTACAGCATTAAGCGTTGCCAATCCAATTACAGTTCGAATCAAAAATTTAGACAATATTACTACCAGTGGCAGTTACGATATTTCATACCAAGTAAACGGTGGTACAATTGTTACAGAATCATCAGCCGTTTCTATTCCCGCCGGAGGAACTGTGAATTACACATTTGCTGCAACAGCTAATTTAGCAGCAACAGGAAATTATACCATCCGGATTTTTGTAAAGCAAACCGGTGATACACAAACAGCTAATGACGAACTTACTTACACAGTAAAGCATGTTGCAAATCCCGCTGTTGTACTACCCTTTGCAGAAACGTTTGAAGCAACCGGATCGGATGAATACAAAACCAATTTCTTTTCACTCAGTAATGCTGATCGGTTTGATTATACTAATACGATCAATGGACGGTTACGAACTTTTGTAAATTCCGGTGTTGCTATTTCAGGAAACAAAGCCATTACTTTAGACGCTATAAATTATAATGGTGTGCTTGCAAATAACAGCATTACAGCAACCATCAATTTGAGCAGTTATACGGCTGCACAAGGTTTACGTTTTGATTTCAAATTCAAAAATCATGGTCAGTTAAAGCAACCTGCATCAGGTGTGTGGATGAGAGGAACAGATACCGACCCATGGGTTCAGGTATATGATCTCATCAACAACCAGGGAAATCGGGGCGAAACAAAACAAGTGAGCATTAACATCAATGAATTGGGGCAACCGGTTGGTACAAGCTTCCAGGTGAGGTTTGATCAGCAGAGCACCACATCTGCCAACAATGGCGCTTATAACATTGACGGATATGACATGGACGATGGTTTTACATTCGACGACATCCGTATTCTTCAAACAAATAATGATTTACTGCTTACCCGGTTAGTTGCGCCTGATACATTTAACTGTACACCCGGTAATGCCAACATTACGGTTCGTGTTAAAAACACAACTTCAACTACCTACACAAATGTGCCGGTGTATTACCGCATTAACAACGGAACTGCGGTCGCTGGATCTGTCCCATCATTGGCAGGAAATACTGAACTTGATTTTACATTTCCAACTCAAGCCAATCTGTCTGCCAGCCAAGCTTATGAAATTGATGCGTGGGTACAATTGAGTGGTGATGATTATCCTGTGAACGACAGCATCAACAACCGTTATGTATACAGCAGTCCGTCAATCAGCTCCTTTCCTTATTTAGAACGTTTCAATACAAGTAATGGAAACTGGTTTACAGATACACTCAGCTACAGCAGTTGGCGTTGGGGTACACCTGAAAAATCAGTGATGAACCGATCGGCAAGTGAAGGCAAAGGCTGGTTTACAACACTCAACAGTGTGTACAAACAAAATGAAAATTCATACCTCTATTCGCCGTGCTTTAATTTAAGTATGTTGACTCAACCAGTGTTGAGTTTCAGCCATATTTCACAACAGGAAGATAATTGCAACTGCGATTTTCATACTCTTGAATACAGTGTTGACAATGGTAATACATGGCAACGACTTACAGCAACCAATGGCACAAACTGGTTCGACTCATCAGCCAATCAATCTTGGCGAAAAAATATTCAACGCTGGCATGTATCTAGTACAGAAGTGCCCAATGCTGCCAATGTACGTTTCCGTTTCTTCCTTTCAAGTGATGAATTAACACAAGGTGAAGGAATTGGTATTGATGACATTCACATTTTTGACAAAGCAACCATTTATACAGGTGTTGATGTACTCAACATCAACCAAACCGTAAGTGGTAATAACTGGGTGCACTTCAGTAACGGAGGAAATCTAGTTGCCTCTATTCACCCTATGGGACAAAATCTGGGAAGCACCGATGTAAGTGCTTACATCAATACCGGTGCGGTAAGGATCATGAATAATCAATATTATCTCGACCGAAACCTTGTGATCCGATCAACCAATACTCCAACCGATAGTGTGCTGGTTCGTTTCTACTTTACTGAACAGGAAGCAAAAGCTTTAATTTCTGTCACAGGTTGCGGCACTTGTATAAAGTTCAGCGATGCATACCTGGCTGCGGTTACTAAATACAATGGAAGTCCTTCGTTTGAAAATGGTGTATTGAACGATGGAGCAGATGGAACATTCCAGTTTATTGATTCAGGCAAGGTAGATATTGTGCCATTTAACAACGGTTACTACGCCGAATTCAAAGTGAAGAGTTTTTCAGAATTCTGGATCAATGCGGTCGATATGAATCTTACACAAACTGTAACAAGTGTTGATGACATCAATACGCAAGGCATCTTTATTAAAAATGTTTTTGCTGATGAAGCAGGCAGTCTTGTAATACTTGCAGGAAATAAACCGCAGGTTCGTGAAATGAGTATCCGTATCGTAAACAGTGTGGGACAGGAAGTAGTAAATAAACAAACTTCGTATTCAGATACAAGGATCAACATCAACAACCTGTCAACCGGAATTTACTTCGTGGAGATCAAGGATAAAAAAGGCAAAGAACAATTCGTGAAAAAAATCGTCAAGGCGGGGAAATAA
- a CDS encoding cytochrome-c peroxidase: MQKRNSIITILATLLLSLWLMESCRKNKVELTAYPVSLPAHFPPTSFYQNNPITKEGFELGRRLFYDQRFSKDGTISCGSCHEQRSAFGTYDHDLSHGVDGAHGIRNAMSLYNLAWQTSFGWDGKYSSMEAVYAAHITSPIEMGETVSNVINKLKADSRYPQQFKTVFGSTDINQQRISNALTQFVGALISIATKYDSVKQNLATFTASEQAGYTIFQNKCNSCHTEPLFTDFSYRNNGLPQTMLNDKGRMMVTGNNADAFKFKVPSLRNLFKSYPFMHDGRFIGFEQIFDHYQSGVVQSATLNPLLTNGIPLSAQERIALVDFLRTLTDNKFTSNISFNAPQ, encoded by the coding sequence ATGCAAAAACGAAACAGCATCATAACCATCCTTGCAACACTGCTGTTAAGTCTGTGGCTGATGGAGAGCTGCCGTAAAAATAAAGTGGAACTCACGGCATATCCTGTTTCATTACCTGCACATTTCCCTCCTACTTCTTTTTACCAAAATAATCCTATTACGAAAGAAGGATTTGAATTGGGCCGACGCTTATTTTATGATCAACGTTTTTCAAAAGATGGAACCATTTCCTGCGGCTCTTGTCATGAACAACGATCTGCTTTTGGAACATATGATCATGATCTGAGTCATGGAGTGGATGGTGCACATGGCATCCGCAATGCAATGAGCTTGTATAATCTTGCATGGCAAACTTCGTTTGGTTGGGATGGAAAGTATAGTTCGATGGAAGCCGTTTATGCGGCGCACATTACAAGCCCCATCGAAATGGGCGAAACAGTGAGTAACGTTATCAACAAATTAAAAGCCGACAGTCGCTACCCGCAGCAATTCAAAACGGTGTTTGGCTCAACGGATATCAATCAGCAACGCATCTCCAATGCTCTTACACAATTTGTGGGAGCACTCATCAGCATTGCTACCAAATACGATTCAGTAAAACAAAATCTCGCCACTTTTACCGCAAGCGAGCAAGCCGGTTATACAATTTTTCAAAACAAGTGCAACAGTTGCCATACCGAACCATTGTTCACCGATTTTTCGTATCGTAATAACGGTTTACCACAAACGATGCTAAATGATAAAGGACGAATGATGGTGACAGGAAATAATGCAGATGCATTCAAATTCAAAGTGCCTTCGTTACGAAATCTATTCAAGAGTTATCCGTTTATGCACGATGGTCGCTTTATTGGTTTTGAGCAGATCTTTGATCATTATCAATCGGGCGTTGTGCAAAGTGCAACGCTTAATCCATTGCTGACTAATGGAATTCCACTTTCAGCACAGGAACGAATAGCCTTGGTTGACTTTCTGCGAACATTAACGGATAATAAATTCACCAGCAACATAAGTTTTAATGCACCGCAATAA
- a CDS encoding oligosaccharide flippase family protein, with protein MSSVKKLAGQTIWYGFSSIFGRFLNYLLTPVLATIFASADYGKISTLFAIAAFLNILYTYGLETAYFRFASKEPEGKVYNTSLSSLFITTTLLTVLFLFFSNSIAGFLEIPKNPEYVRWVMMIVALDTLAVLPFSKLRFEGRPRKFASIKVLNILINVGLVLFFLVLCKNAQKGTFFSVLYSPKIGLGYVILANLAASAVTLLLLSKELFRFRFTIDKQFWKELMNYSWPLIIVGLGGMVNELIDRFMLLKLIPGTTEEAYSQSGIYGANYKLAVLIVLFIQAFRLGAEPFFFKQSTQENAQRTYARVMKFFVIACCFCFLGVVLFLDIWKYFMGSAHPEYWTGLKVVPILMLAKLFLGVYYNLSVWYKLTNQNLIGAWITLGGAAITILINFMLIPYLGYMACAIATICCYAFMMVTSYKLGQKYYPIPYAWKKLTAYVVICVLLFGIHRLGVYFIESIWFSHGLGLALIIAFALFILRIEKKELQRLPVVGKYI; from the coding sequence TTGAGCAGCGTTAAAAAATTAGCCGGGCAGACAATTTGGTATGGATTCAGCAGCATTTTCGGACGATTTCTGAATTACCTGCTCACGCCTGTGTTGGCGACCATTTTTGCATCGGCCGACTATGGTAAGATCAGCACCCTGTTTGCAATTGCTGCATTTCTCAACATTCTTTATACCTACGGACTTGAAACGGCGTATTTCCGTTTTGCATCCAAAGAGCCCGAAGGCAAAGTGTACAACACTTCATTAAGTTCACTCTTCATCACTACAACATTACTCACCGTTTTATTTTTATTCTTCAGTAATTCCATTGCTGGTTTTCTCGAAATACCCAAAAACCCGGAATATGTGCGTTGGGTGATGATGATTGTTGCGCTGGACACACTGGCCGTTCTTCCCTTTTCCAAACTTCGTTTTGAAGGACGACCACGAAAATTTGCATCTATTAAAGTGCTAAACATTCTCATCAATGTTGGGCTGGTATTGTTTTTCCTGGTGCTTTGTAAAAATGCACAAAAAGGAACCTTCTTCTCTGTATTGTACAGTCCAAAGATCGGATTAGGTTATGTGATATTGGCCAACCTCGCTGCCAGTGCCGTTACGTTATTGTTATTATCAAAAGAGCTTTTTCGTTTTCGATTTACGATCGACAAACAATTCTGGAAAGAATTGATGAACTATAGCTGGCCGCTGATCATTGTAGGATTGGGCGGCATGGTAAACGAACTTATTGATCGGTTCATGCTGTTGAAACTAATACCCGGCACAACGGAAGAAGCGTATTCGCAAAGCGGTATTTATGGTGCTAATTATAAACTGGCAGTACTGATCGTTCTATTCATACAGGCTTTTCGGTTAGGTGCCGAGCCGTTTTTCTTTAAACAATCAACACAGGAAAATGCGCAACGTACCTATGCACGGGTGATGAAGTTTTTCGTGATCGCCTGTTGTTTTTGTTTTCTTGGTGTGGTGCTGTTTTTAGATATCTGGAAATATTTTATGGGCAGCGCTCACCCTGAGTATTGGACGGGGTTGAAAGTTGTTCCTATTCTGATGTTGGCAAAATTATTTCTCGGTGTTTACTACAATCTATCTGTGTGGTATAAACTAACCAATCAAAATTTGATCGGGGCCTGGATCACATTGGGCGGAGCTGCCATTACCATTCTGATCAATTTTATGTTGATCCCGTATTTGGGTTACATGGCTTGCGCTATCGCCACCATTTGCTGTTATGCCTTTATGATGGTTACGTCGTATAAACTTGGACAGAAGTATTATCCGATTCCGTACGCATGGAAAAAACTCACGGCTTATGTAGTGATTTGTGTGCTGCTGTTCGGCATACACCGGCTGGGCGTTTATTTCATTGAATCAATATGGTTCAGCCATGGGCTTGGCCTTGCGTTGATCATTGCCTTCGCATTGTTCATTCTGCGCATTGAGAAAAAAGAATTGCAACGATTGCCGGTAGTGGGCAAGTATATTTAA
- the arfB gene encoding alternative ribosome rescue aminoacyl-tRNA hydrolase ArfB encodes MVVNSNPENTTHRVREMIKDVSSELQFQTARSGGAGGQNVNKVETMVMGYWHIASSALVTDQQKTILLEKLSNRINKEGTLIVKSQVHRSQQANKQEVIEKINQLISVALTPKKARIASKPSRAAKEKRIEAKKKQGEHKQTRRKIRLSDY; translated from the coding sequence TTGGTTGTAAATTCGAATCCCGAAAATACAACGCATCGGGTAAGAGAAATGATAAAAGATGTAAGCAGTGAATTACAATTCCAAACGGCACGCAGTGGTGGTGCCGGCGGACAAAATGTAAACAAGGTGGAAACCATGGTGATGGGTTATTGGCATATTGCTTCATCTGCACTTGTAACCGATCAGCAAAAAACAATATTGCTGGAAAAACTAAGCAACCGCATTAATAAAGAAGGAACGCTGATTGTGAAAAGTCAGGTGCACCGGAGTCAGCAGGCCAATAAACAGGAAGTAATTGAAAAGATCAACCAGCTGATCTCTGTTGCCCTTACTCCTAAAAAAGCAAGGATCGCCAGTAAACCTTCAAGAGCTGCCAAAGAAAAACGCATCGAAGCAAAAAAGAAACAAGGCGAACACAAACAAACTCGCAGAAAAATACGTTTATCTGATTATTAA
- the dtd gene encoding D-aminoacyl-tRNA deacylase — translation MRVVLQRTANASVKVDGTITGSIQKGLLVLMGVEDADTSEDIEWLSNKIVNLRIFDDESGVMNLSVKDVAGDVLLVSQFTLHASTKKGNRPSYIKASKPDVAIPMYQKMIAQLELDLGKKIQTGVFGADMKVELLNDGPVTIVIDSKNKE, via the coding sequence ATGAGAGTGGTATTACAACGAACAGCAAATGCCAGTGTTAAAGTTGATGGAACTATCACCGGTTCTATTCAGAAAGGGTTGCTGGTGCTGATGGGTGTTGAAGATGCAGATACTTCTGAAGATATCGAGTGGCTGAGCAACAAAATTGTAAACCTGCGCATTTTTGATGATGAAAGCGGCGTGATGAATTTGAGTGTGAAAGATGTGGCGGGTGATGTTTTGTTGGTAAGCCAGTTTACATTGCATGCATCAACTAAAAAAGGCAACCGGCCTTCGTATATTAAAGCCAGTAAACCTGATGTCGCCATCCCGATGTATCAGAAAATGATCGCTCAACTGGAATTGGATCTGGGAAAAAAAATCCAGACCGGTGTTTTTGGAGCCGATATGAAAGTGGAATTGCTGAATGATGGTCCGGTTACGATTGTGATCGACAGTAAGAATAAAGAATAA
- a CDS encoding glycine--tRNA ligase: MANEKLFANIISHAKEYGYIFQSSEIYDGLSAVYDYGQMGAQLKKNIRDQWWKSMTQLHDNIVGIDAAIFMHPTTWKASGHVDNFSDPMIDNKDSQKRYRVDHLIEGFAESLPASEGAALIVQMEQLLAADNFAGIKQLIEENKIKCSVSGTANWTDVRQFNLMFSTEFGAVSSDNPDDNIVYLRPETAQGIFVNFLNVQKSGRMKIPFGIAQTGKSFRNEIVARQFIFRMREFEQMEMQFFVRPGTELDWYAKWKETRMQWHKDLGLPADKLRFHDHIKLAHYANAAVDIEYEFPFGWKELEGIHSRTDYDLRRHQEFSKKKMQYFDNDLNADGKPYGNYIPYVVETSVGLDRLFLTILSNSYHEEEVPTAEEGKTDLRTVLRLPAKIAPIKLAVFPLTKKDGLPELAEEIVKGCMPHFHCFYEEKDAIGKRYRRQDAIGTPFCVTVDHQTKEDGTVTIRNRDTLVQERIPATAVKQFVLNYIA; encoded by the coding sequence ATGGCGAACGAAAAGCTTTTTGCAAATATCATCTCACATGCCAAAGAGTATGGCTACATTTTTCAATCATCTGAAATTTACGACGGCTTAAGTGCAGTGTACGATTATGGTCAAATGGGTGCCCAACTCAAAAAGAATATCCGTGACCAGTGGTGGAAAAGTATGACCCAACTTCACGACAATATTGTGGGGATCGATGCTGCCATCTTTATGCATCCTACCACCTGGAAGGCAAGTGGACACGTTGATAATTTCAGCGATCCGATGATCGATAATAAAGACAGTCAAAAGCGTTATCGTGTGGATCACCTGATCGAAGGATTTGCTGAATCATTACCTGCATCGGAAGGCGCTGCCCTGATTGTTCAAATGGAACAATTGCTGGCGGCGGATAATTTCGCCGGCATCAAACAGCTCATTGAAGAAAATAAGATCAAATGTTCGGTAAGCGGCACGGCCAACTGGACCGATGTGCGCCAGTTCAACCTCATGTTCTCAACTGAGTTTGGTGCTGTGTCGAGCGATAACCCCGACGATAATATTGTGTACCTGCGTCCGGAAACGGCACAGGGTATTTTTGTAAACTTCCTCAACGTACAAAAAAGCGGACGAATGAAGATCCCGTTTGGTATTGCCCAAACTGGTAAGTCGTTCCGTAATGAGATCGTTGCCCGACAGTTCATTTTCCGTATGCGTGAGTTTGAGCAAATGGAAATGCAGTTCTTCGTTCGTCCCGGTACAGAACTTGACTGGTATGCAAAGTGGAAGGAAACCCGTATGCAATGGCATAAAGACCTGGGTTTACCCGCTGACAAACTACGTTTTCACGATCATATCAAGTTGGCACATTACGCCAATGCAGCCGTAGATATTGAATACGAATTTCCGTTTGGCTGGAAAGAGCTGGAAGGGATTCACTCAAGAACAGATTACGATCTGCGCCGCCACCAGGAATTCAGCAAAAAGAAAATGCAGTATTTCGACAATGATCTCAATGCCGATGGAAAACCATATGGTAATTATATACCGTATGTAGTAGAAACCTCGGTAGGGCTCGATCGTTTATTCCTCACCATTCTCAGCAATTCCTATCATGAAGAGGAAGTGCCGACTGCGGAAGAGGGAAAAACGGACTTGCGAACGGTGCTAAGGCTGCCTGCCAAAATAGCTCCGATCAAGTTGGCGGTATTTCCGCTCACCAAAAAGGACGGTTTGCCTGAGCTGGCAGAGGAAATTGTGAAGGGTTGTATGCCTCATTTTCATTGTTTTTATGAGGAAAAAGATGCGATCGGTAAGCGTTACCGCCGCCAGGATGCCATTGGTACACCTTTTTGTGTAACGGTCGATCATCAAACGAAGGAAGACGGTACGGTAACCATCCGAAACAGGGATACTTTGGTGCAGGAACGCATCCCAGCCACTGCCGTTAAACAATTTGTACTGAATTATATTGCATAA
- a CDS encoding MBL fold metallo-hydrolase: MFTVKAFTFSPVQENTYVLYNDKGNAFIIDPGCYFEEERDTLAQFLQQNKLQPVKLLNTHCHLDHVFGNKWIYETYGLELHLHTTEQQVLAFAPTSGLMWNLPFDNYNGPFHFLNAGDELLLDGDQLTVLFAPGHSPGHVCFYCKVQGFVIGGDVLFRESIGRTDLPGGNHETLLNSIRTQLFTLPDETIVYSGHGPITTIGYEKKHNPFLR; this comes from the coding sequence ATGTTCACTGTTAAAGCTTTTACATTCAGCCCTGTTCAGGAAAACACATATGTACTCTATAACGACAAGGGCAATGCGTTCATTATAGACCCCGGCTGTTATTTTGAAGAAGAACGGGATACACTGGCACAATTTCTTCAACAAAACAAGTTGCAGCCGGTAAAATTGCTCAATACCCACTGCCACCTCGATCACGTATTTGGAAACAAGTGGATCTACGAAACCTATGGTTTGGAACTCCATCTACACACAACAGAACAACAGGTGCTTGCTTTTGCCCCTACCAGCGGGCTGATGTGGAACCTGCCGTTTGATAATTACAATGGACCGTTTCATTTTTTAAATGCCGGGGATGAATTATTGCTGGATGGCGATCAACTAACGGTGCTGTTTGCACCAGGTCATTCGCCGGGCCATGTTTGTTTTTATTGTAAAGTGCAGGGTTTTGTAATTGGCGGAGATGTGTTGTTTCGTGAAAGTATCGGCCGAACGGATCTGCCGGGCGGTAACCATGAAACATTGCTCAACAGTATCCGTACACAACTTTTTACGCTCCCGGATGAAACGATCGTGTACAGCGGGCATGGACCAATCACCACGATTGGCTATGAAAAGAAACACAACCCTTTTTTACGGTAA